A region of Allocoleopsis franciscana PCC 7113 DNA encodes the following proteins:
- a CDS encoding sugar transferase, with translation MTAESQLISVKMLRAFVKRGIQPLASRSRPRGLSRHRLNGDFAKRLFDVMFSLSVLISFLPIYLVLALLIAISSPGPIFYVQERVGRNYQSFGCLKFRTMVQNADEILTDLMETSPHLREEFEDNFKLKKDPRITGIGKFLRLTSLDEFPQFWNVLKGDMSVVGPRPLVPEELPKYGRNMDKVLTIRPGITGLWQVSGRNDIPYPLRVQMDVYYVNFRNFWLDLWLIFKTLGVIIFPKNNGAY, from the coding sequence ATGACTGCCGAAAGCCAACTTATCTCCGTCAAGATGTTGCGAGCGTTCGTGAAGCGAGGAATTCAGCCACTCGCGTCGCGCAGCAGACCCAGGGGTCTTTCTCGACATCGCTTAAACGGAGATTTCGCCAAGCGGCTGTTTGATGTTATGTTTTCGCTATCTGTTCTGATTTCGTTTTTGCCGATTTACTTGGTACTCGCCCTACTGATTGCCATCAGCTCACCGGGGCCCATTTTTTATGTCCAGGAACGGGTCGGTAGAAATTACCAGTCGTTTGGCTGCCTCAAATTCAGAACAATGGTACAAAACGCTGACGAAATATTGACCGATTTGATGGAAACATCACCTCATTTACGTGAGGAATTTGAGGATAATTTCAAGCTCAAAAAAGACCCTCGAATTACAGGCATTGGTAAGTTTTTACGACTGACTAGTCTGGATGAGTTTCCTCAATTTTGGAATGTTTTGAAGGGAGATATGAGTGTGGTGGGGCCCCGACCCTTAGTGCCGGAAGAACTACCTAAATACGGGCGTAATATGGACAAGGTTTTGACGATTAGGCCAGGAATTACTGGTTTATGGCAAGTTTCTGGGCGTAATGACATTCCTTACCCTCTGCGGGTTCAAATGGATGTTTATTATGTCAATTTCAGGAATTTCTGGCTAGATTTATGGCTGATTTTCAAAACTCTTGGTGTGATTATTTTCCCTAAAAATAATGGGGCTTACTGA
- the gmd gene encoding GDP-mannose 4,6-dehydratase yields MTQRKRALITGITGQDGSYLSELLLEKDYEVHGIIRRTSTFNTDRIDHIYVDPHNENARLFLHYGDLTDGVTMRRILEEVKPVEIYNLGAQSHVRVSFDSPEYTVDSVAMGTLRLLEAIRDYRNRTGIDVRFYQAGSSEMFGKVQEVPQKETTSFYPRSPYACAKVYAHWQTVNYRESYGIFACNGILFNHESPRRGETFVTRKITRAIARIVADQQQKLYLGNLDSKRDWGYAKDYVQAMWLMLQQEEADDYVVATGETHSIREFLDISFGYVNLNWQDYVEFDPRYLRPAEVDLLIGDPSKAKQKLGWEPSVTFEELVALMVEADLRALGLTSQHSPEASDWQDNAYIRQSVGSIVD; encoded by the coding sequence ATGACACAACGTAAACGAGCGCTAATCACGGGTATTACGGGTCAAGATGGCTCCTATTTGAGTGAATTATTACTAGAAAAAGACTATGAAGTTCATGGAATTATTCGGCGAACTTCCACCTTTAATACCGATCGCATCGATCACATTTATGTAGACCCTCACAATGAAAACGCTCGGTTATTCCTCCACTACGGTGATTTAACCGATGGCGTAACCATGCGCCGAATTTTAGAAGAAGTAAAACCCGTAGAGATTTACAACTTAGGTGCACAATCCCATGTAAGGGTGAGTTTTGATTCACCGGAATACACGGTTGATTCTGTGGCAATGGGGACGCTACGTCTTTTGGAGGCAATTCGAGATTATCGCAATCGCACCGGAATTGATGTGCGTTTTTATCAGGCGGGTTCGTCTGAGATGTTTGGCAAGGTACAGGAAGTACCGCAAAAGGAAACAACGTCTTTTTATCCCCGCAGTCCCTATGCTTGTGCCAAGGTTTATGCCCACTGGCAAACCGTAAACTATCGCGAGTCTTACGGAATCTTTGCCTGTAATGGCATCTTATTTAATCACGAATCGCCGCGCCGAGGCGAAACATTTGTCACGCGCAAAATTACCAGAGCGATCGCTCGGATTGTAGCGGATCAACAGCAGAAACTCTACCTGGGTAATCTTGACTCCAAGCGAGACTGGGGTTACGCCAAAGACTATGTTCAGGCGATGTGGCTGATGTTGCAACAAGAGGAAGCGGATGATTACGTCGTCGCCACGGGTGAAACTCACTCCATTCGTGAATTTTTGGACATCTCCTTTGGTTATGTCAATCTCAATTGGCAAGACTACGTAGAGTTTGACCCCCGTTATCTACGTCCGGCTGAAGTTGATTTACTCATTGGTGACCCCAGCAAGGCAAAACAGAAGCTGGGTTGGGAACCTTCTGTGACCTTTGAAGAGTTAGTCGCTTTAATGGTAGAAGCCGATTTGCGAGCGTTGGGGCTAACTTCCCAGCATAGCCCAGAAGCTTCCGATTGGCAGGATAATGCCTATATTCGTCAGAGTGTAGGAAGCATCGTTGATTGA
- a CDS encoding GDP-L-fucose synthase family protein, with translation MATLDLSNQRILVTGGAGFLGRQVIEQLCTAGAKREKITVPRSRDYDLRSLEACQQVVQQQDIVIHLAAHVGGIGLNRDKPAELFYDNLMMGTQLIHTAYQAGVQKFVCVGTICAYPKFTPVPFKEDDLWNGYPEETNAPYGVAKKALLVQLQAYRQQYGFNGIYLLPVNLYGPEDNFDPKSSHVIPALIRKVHEAQQKGEKQLPVWGDGSPTREFLYSTDAARGIVMGTQFYNDIEPVNLGTGEEISIRNLIELICDLMKFEGEIIWETDKPNGQPRRCLDIERAEQAFGFTAEVGFKEGLENTINWYRQHAT, from the coding sequence ATGGCAACTTTAGATTTAAGTAATCAAAGGATTCTGGTAACCGGTGGCGCAGGATTTCTAGGGCGTCAGGTTATCGAGCAGCTCTGTACGGCGGGGGCAAAGCGAGAGAAAATTACAGTACCGCGATCGCGCGACTATGACCTTCGTTCCTTAGAAGCCTGCCAACAAGTCGTCCAGCAGCAAGATATCGTTATTCACCTTGCCGCCCACGTCGGTGGTATTGGGTTAAATCGAGACAAACCGGCTGAACTCTTCTATGACAACCTGATGATGGGCACTCAACTCATTCATACTGCCTATCAAGCAGGTGTTCAGAAGTTCGTGTGTGTGGGTACCATCTGCGCCTATCCTAAATTCACGCCAGTCCCGTTTAAAGAAGATGACCTCTGGAATGGCTATCCAGAAGAAACAAACGCCCCTTATGGCGTTGCCAAAAAAGCTCTCTTAGTCCAACTCCAAGCCTATCGACAGCAGTACGGATTCAATGGTATCTATCTGCTGCCCGTCAACTTATATGGCCCAGAAGATAACTTTGACCCCAAAAGTTCTCACGTTATCCCAGCTTTGATTCGCAAAGTACACGAAGCCCAACAAAAAGGAGAAAAGCAATTACCTGTATGGGGTGATGGAAGCCCGACTCGTGAGTTTCTCTACTCGACTGATGCGGCACGAGGAATTGTGATGGGAACTCAGTTTTACAATGACATAGAACCCGTTAATTTGGGCACAGGTGAAGAAATCTCAATTCGTAATTTAATTGAGCTCATTTGTGACTTGATGAAATTTGAGGGTGAAATTATCTGGGAAACGGATAAGCCGAATGGACAACCCCGTCGTTGTTTGGATATAGAACGGGCAGAGCAAGCGTTTGGCTTCACCGCCGAGGTAGGTTTTAAGGAAGGGCTAGAAAATACGATTAACTGGTATCGACAACATGCTACCTGA
- a CDS encoding TnsA endonuclease N-terminal domain-containing protein, which translates to MLDGEQFVRWCQQLGLAESARQYIELLRSSPPARVVRSRAGNVSGRYPSRKMGVTIQFESHHNELAGIYEMEYDPDVLEYYDQPRGLKLSYQALCGRKVGVLHTPDFFVLRQTSAGWEEWKTLDELVRLSAKMPARYVKEIEGQWHCPPGEEVAQSLGLYYRIRCNAEIDWVFQNNLHFLEDYLQPSHLDLEENVRANITLLVELHPGITLGELLQQGYNCDEVYTLIAQNHLKVNWRGVNIAQLGSQRQIFPASQKVCQTETTKWRRASTLELAPNLVDLKPGSPVVWNGKSLSILNRGETHTALLNEEEKVIQLPNVALLELVKQGELTGVVTHSLPSAKEVNDLLAKASVDDCAQANRRYSIIAPYLTGELQTSNQVVSTRTIRRWLHSWQKAQEQYGCGYVGLLPRVSSKGNRQSKLPEATQKS; encoded by the coding sequence ATGCTGGACGGCGAACAGTTTGTGCGGTGGTGCCAGCAGCTCGGCTTGGCAGAATCGGCAAGGCAATACATCGAACTGTTACGCAGTTCGCCACCTGCGCGTGTGGTACGCAGTAGGGCAGGCAACGTGAGTGGTCGTTACCCCAGTCGGAAAATGGGCGTGACGATTCAATTTGAGAGCCACCACAACGAATTGGCAGGCATCTATGAAATGGAATATGACCCAGATGTGCTGGAATATTACGATCAACCCAGGGGGCTTAAACTTAGCTATCAAGCTCTGTGTGGTCGGAAAGTAGGAGTCCTGCATACCCCAGATTTCTTCGTGTTGCGCCAAACATCTGCTGGCTGGGAAGAGTGGAAAACACTTGATGAATTAGTGCGATTATCAGCTAAGATGCCTGCTCGCTACGTGAAAGAAATTGAAGGTCAATGGCACTGTCCCCCAGGAGAAGAAGTAGCACAAAGCTTGGGATTATATTATCGCATCCGCTGCAACGCTGAAATTGACTGGGTTTTCCAAAATAATCTTCATTTTCTCGAAGACTACTTGCAGCCGTCCCATTTGGATCTAGAAGAGAACGTTCGTGCCAACATCACATTACTGGTAGAACTTCATCCAGGAATTACCTTAGGTGAATTGCTACAACAGGGGTACAACTGTGACGAGGTTTATACCCTAATTGCCCAAAATCATTTAAAGGTGAATTGGCGAGGTGTCAACATAGCGCAACTTGGTTCACAGCGTCAAATCTTTCCGGCTAGTCAGAAAGTTTGTCAAACCGAAACAACCAAGTGGAGAAGAGCATCAACCTTAGAATTAGCCCCTAACTTAGTTGACCTAAAACCTGGTTCTCCTGTGGTGTGGAATGGAAAAAGCTTATCGATTCTCAATCGGGGAGAAACCCATACAGCCCTACTCAATGAAGAGGAAAAAGTCATCCAACTGCCCAACGTTGCCCTATTGGAATTAGTCAAACAGGGTGAGTTAACAGGTGTTGTCACCCACTCCTTACCATCTGCAAAAGAAGTCAATGACCTTTTAGCCAAGGCTAGCGTCGATGATTGTGCACAAGCCAACCGCCGCTATTCCATCATTGCTCCCTACCTAACGGGTGAACTCCAAACCTCAAATCAGGTCGTCAGTACACGTACAATTCGCCGTTGGTTGCATTCGTGGCAAAAAGCCCAAGAGCAATATGGATGTGGTTATGTAGGTTTATTGCCTCGCGTCAGCTCTAAAGGTAATCGCCAATCCAAATTACCGGAAGCGACACAAAAATCGTAG
- a CDS encoding transposase family protein has translation MKRQGRRAAYKHEPFYWELEVNTPRHGQRPFEICHIDHTQLDIELVSSHTSVNLGRPWATFLTDAYSRRILAVYLCFDPPSYRSCMMVMRECVRRHGRLPHTIVVDGAKEFMSVYFERLLAAYSCTKKTRPAAKPRFGSVCERLFGTANTMLIHNLQGNTQINKNSRAVTKSVNPRNLAIWTLGSLYQNLCDWAYEFYDNKEHPALLKSPRAAFSDGLLQTGLRPHKLIPYDETFRILTLPTTSKGTAKVIPNQGVKINHIYYWHNSFRNPEIEKTQVLVRYDPNDVGIAYAYIKGQWVNCISQHYSSLAGHSEREMIAASVQLRQQHKNHSKQFTITAKALAEFLASTEAQEVILEQRLRDVEAKEVLAIIDGVKMKRPEEQPPASECLSLPISRETSPNRDEIDSEEIEPYEEFW, from the coding sequence TTGAAAAGGCAGGGGCGTAGGGCGGCTTACAAGCACGAACCTTTTTATTGGGAGCTAGAGGTAAACACCCCTAGGCACGGACAACGACCCTTTGAAATCTGCCATATTGACCATACACAATTAGATATTGAGCTAGTTAGCTCCCACACATCAGTAAATCTGGGTCGCCCTTGGGCTACCTTCCTAACAGACGCTTACTCACGACGAATACTAGCCGTTTATCTGTGTTTTGACCCACCGTCCTACCGTAGTTGCATGATGGTAATGCGCGAGTGTGTCCGTCGTCACGGACGCTTGCCCCACACGATAGTGGTGGATGGAGCCAAAGAATTCATGAGTGTTTACTTCGAGCGGCTACTAGCCGCTTACTCTTGCACGAAGAAAACCCGACCAGCGGCTAAACCCCGATTTGGTTCAGTATGCGAACGCTTGTTCGGGACAGCCAACACCATGTTGATTCACAATCTCCAGGGAAATACGCAAATTAACAAGAATTCTAGGGCTGTGACGAAAAGCGTTAATCCCCGTAATTTAGCTATTTGGACGCTGGGGAGTTTGTATCAGAATCTATGCGATTGGGCTTATGAATTTTACGACAACAAGGAGCATCCGGCACTCTTGAAAAGCCCAAGAGCAGCTTTTTCAGATGGCTTGTTGCAAACCGGATTGCGCCCACATAAACTGATTCCTTACGATGAAACCTTTCGGATTTTGACCCTACCAACAACATCCAAAGGAACTGCCAAAGTCATTCCTAATCAAGGAGTCAAAATTAACCACATCTACTATTGGCATAATAGTTTTCGGAATCCGGAAATTGAAAAGACTCAAGTTCTCGTGCGCTATGACCCAAATGATGTTGGGATTGCCTATGCCTACATAAAAGGTCAGTGGGTAAATTGCATCTCGCAGCACTATAGTAGCTTAGCGGGTCACTCAGAGCGAGAAATGATAGCAGCAAGCGTCCAGTTGCGTCAACAACATAAGAATCACTCCAAACAATTTACAATCACAGCCAAAGCCCTCGCTGAATTTCTAGCAAGTACAGAAGCCCAAGAAGTTATCTTAGAGCAACGCTTACGGGATGTAGAAGCCAAAGAGGTTTTAGCAATAATTGATGGAGTCAAAATGAAGCGACCTGAAGAACAGCCTCCAGCCTCCGAGTGCCTTTCACTTCCTATAAGTCGAGAAACCTCTCCTAATAGAGATGAGATTGATTCTGAAGAAATTGAACCTTATGAGGAGTTTTGGTAA
- a CDS encoding ATP-binding protein produces the protein MFGPTGVGKTTLLHQVVKVLIEQNSRAMQLDCGHIPVAYVEARAPESGSFDWKDYYKSVLIALADPFVDYKLRTGSSRIEGRGSAQRLVKSRANLSDLREDVAAIIQQRRLIVFLVDEAQRFTKMASGRRQQDQMDAIQSMASFTSTRHGLFGTYELLQLRNLSGQLSRRSLDIHFPRYQADCSQDVKDFKRVLKSFACQMPLLEVPDLEQHWEYFYERSIGCVGIVKDWLTQALRKALGESASTLSLAHLTPYAPSVSKCMQMATEAIEGEKALLQSESELSRLRQKLGLTVKEPPTATEALLNSPTRSTANKKDKKTKKRRPGERNPQRDVIGGAPSVS, from the coding sequence TTGTTTGGTCCTACCGGGGTGGGGAAAACAACCTTACTCCATCAAGTTGTGAAAGTGCTAATAGAGCAGAACTCCAGAGCTATGCAACTTGATTGTGGGCATATTCCTGTTGCTTATGTAGAAGCTCGCGCTCCCGAATCCGGGTCTTTCGACTGGAAAGATTATTATAAAAGCGTCTTGATAGCTTTAGCTGACCCCTTCGTTGATTATAAACTCAGAACTGGCAGTAGCCGAATTGAGGGCAGGGGTTCGGCTCAACGTCTAGTTAAATCAAGAGCCAACCTTTCAGATTTACGAGAGGATGTAGCCGCAATTATCCAACAACGTCGGTTAATTGTATTTCTAGTTGATGAAGCCCAACGCTTCACTAAAATGGCATCGGGACGAAGACAACAAGACCAAATGGATGCCATTCAGTCAATGGCAAGTTTCACGTCCACCCGACACGGACTTTTTGGCACTTATGAACTGCTACAGTTAAGAAATTTAAGCGGTCAATTGAGCCGCCGCAGTTTAGATATTCACTTTCCTCGTTATCAAGCGGATTGCTCACAGGACGTTAAAGATTTCAAACGGGTACTCAAAAGCTTTGCCTGCCAAATGCCCTTGTTAGAAGTCCCTGATTTAGAGCAGCATTGGGAATACTTTTACGAACGCAGTATCGGTTGTGTCGGGATAGTGAAAGATTGGCTGACACAAGCTTTGAGAAAAGCGTTGGGAGAATCAGCCTCTACCCTGAGCTTGGCACATCTTACACCTTATGCTCCCAGTGTTTCTAAATGTATGCAAATGGCAACTGAGGCGATAGAAGGTGAGAAAGCGCTGCTCCAATCGGAGAGCGAACTGAGCCGATTGCGTCAAAAATTGGGATTAACTGTTAAGGAGCCACCAACAGCAACAGAAGCCTTGCTCAATAGCCCGACCCGTTCTACGGCTAATAAAAAAGACAAGAAAACAAAGAAACGTCGTCCGGGAGAGCGTAATCCTCAACGGGATGTCATCGGAGGCGCTCCCAGTGTCAGTTGA
- a CDS encoding TniQ family protein, translating to MSVESWSNHQLWYSKTTTIPERSRLHPLEPIGVGTPTVESLTSYVARLAAAHRVPTGILLAQEVAQQVSRYQGNQHQGLSRWFFRVFFNDTGAWNGMGIMASEPVHVLEARTKQHQLRFLTLLRWANVLPSRGLLRTNKAWCPVCYDDWERCGKPIYEPLLWSLQVVTTCPVHQQVLWHQCPNCRRSLYPLEWNSRPGFCSRCQQWLGVSSFLSTGETSFDASPVEPPDWEWQIFVVYSVGKILEQAPFLESVPARENLAFCIDLCIQKATNGNAKAFAELMYLSASVPGEWRCGQALAQLGLLLRVCWCLSIPLVDFLTGRVVIEQPLSLKVLPITQQRRKTNRRFDALKVQMFLEAALSFEPPQSLKQVAATIGYDPGDISRFFPDLCHQISARYRLYRQAIRKS from the coding sequence GTGTCAGTTGAAAGCTGGAGTAATCATCAACTGTGGTATTCAAAAACCACAACAATTCCAGAGCGTAGCCGCCTGCATCCTCTTGAACCCATCGGTGTAGGAACGCCGACAGTAGAGAGTTTAACCAGTTATGTGGCTCGGTTGGCAGCAGCTCATCGAGTACCTACGGGTATTTTGCTAGCTCAAGAAGTCGCTCAACAAGTCAGTAGATATCAGGGCAATCAGCATCAAGGGTTATCCAGATGGTTTTTCCGTGTCTTTTTCAACGATACGGGGGCCTGGAATGGCATGGGAATTATGGCATCTGAGCCAGTTCATGTGTTAGAAGCACGAACCAAGCAGCATCAGTTACGGTTTCTCACTTTGTTACGTTGGGCTAACGTTTTACCGTCACGAGGTTTACTTCGTACCAACAAGGCTTGGTGTCCCGTGTGCTATGACGATTGGGAGCGTTGTGGCAAACCCATCTACGAGCCTTTATTATGGTCGCTCCAGGTAGTGACAACTTGTCCTGTTCATCAACAAGTTTTATGGCATCAATGTCCCAATTGTCGGCGGTCGCTCTACCCTCTAGAGTGGAATTCCCGACCGGGTTTCTGCTCTAGATGCCAACAGTGGTTGGGTGTGAGTTCATTTTTGAGTACAGGCGAGACCTCTTTTGATGCTTCCCCAGTAGAGCCACCTGATTGGGAATGGCAGATTTTTGTTGTGTACTCCGTGGGAAAAATTCTAGAGCAAGCACCTTTTCTTGAGTCTGTGCCAGCTAGAGAAAATCTGGCATTTTGTATTGACTTATGTATTCAAAAAGCTACCAACGGTAATGCTAAAGCTTTTGCTGAGTTAATGTACCTGAGTGCTTCCGTACCAGGAGAATGGCGATGTGGTCAAGCACTGGCACAATTAGGTTTGCTCTTACGAGTTTGTTGGTGTCTTTCTATTCCTTTAGTTGATTTCCTCACTGGCCGGGTAGTGATTGAGCAACCGCTATCGTTGAAGGTTTTGCCTATCACTCAACAAAGGAGAAAAACTAATCGGCGCTTTGATGCGCTGAAAGTACAAATGTTTTTAGAGGCAGCTTTGTCTTTTGAACCACCCCAGTCTCTCAAGCAAGTGGCTGCTACTATTGGATACGACCCTGGCGATATCTCCCGATTTTTCCCAGACTTGTGCCACCAAATTTCCGCTCGTTACAGATTATACCGACAAGCAATCAGAAAGTCCTAG
- a CDS encoding endonuclease/exonuclease/phosphatase family protein produces the protein MRIATWNLERPKLGGWKKNPIIQEQIDEINADIWILTETNRVINPKNNYSKIATSPISEYHNPGENCSTIWSRYPIGRTFPTFDPSIAVCAEILAPLAHFLVYGTIITWANDKGPTGTAKKWQEHYKSIASHCQDWAKLNQGLPLCVAGDFNQTLSGLTGYGTHQGRNMLSEALQENDLVCVTDKIPFNIDHICFSKDWADVT, from the coding sequence ATGAGAATTGCGACCTGGAATCTTGAGCGTCCAAAGCTTGGAGGTTGGAAAAAAAATCCGATAATTCAGGAACAAATTGATGAAATAAACGCTGATATTTGGATACTCACTGAGACCAATCGTGTTATCAATCCCAAAAATAATTACTCAAAAATTGCCACATCTCCAATATCTGAATATCATAATCCTGGAGAAAATTGTTCAACTATTTGGTCTCGCTACCCAATCGGGAGGACGTTTCCCACTTTCGATCCTTCAATTGCTGTGTGCGCTGAAATTTTAGCGCCGCTTGCTCACTTTCTCGTCTATGGAACCATTATTACTTGGGCAAACGATAAAGGCCCAACAGGGACAGCGAAGAAGTGGCAAGAACATTACAAATCGATCGCATCTCATTGTCAGGATTGGGCAAAACTGAATCAAGGTTTGCCCTTATGTGTAGCGGGTGACTTTAACCAAACGCTGAGTGGTTTGACTGGATACGGAACCCATCAAGGACGGAACATGTTGAGTGAGGCACTACAAGAAAACGACCTTGTTTGTGTTACCGATAAGATTCCATTCAACATTGACCACATTTGTTTCAGCAAAGACTGGGCAGATGTCACTTGA
- a CDS encoding PAS domain-containing sensor histidine kinase has product MFGYDNSTELLGKTWHELYSSDEIQRLEQDCLPILLQTGRWHGEAIAKRGDGSTFAEEVSLTLTEDGGIICVCRDITERQQFEAQLRWDQAFLRSMTSASPLAFFVVDNRTDAILYFNHRFCEIWGIEHLEESMERGELKNNDIIPACIPLLADVAAFAESCKPLQSEENRAVVEDEIPFVGGRTIRRFSAQIRDEGDRYFGRLYMFEEITERQQAEQALRDFTQREQEKAMQLERALQELQQTQAQLVQKEKMASLGQLVAGVAHEINNPTSFIYGNIHPAREYAQDLLNLIDLYQCHYPHPIAEIAEQLEQIEPEFIAEDFPKLLDSMKEGAERITQIVMSLRNFSRLDETELKSVNIHEGMDSTLLILQHRLKQQPHRPEIQVIREYEQLPLIECYPGQLNQVFMNILSNAIDALEEACELSSISDETEDSHHPSPTIWIRTARVEENRVMIRITDNGVSIPVDIQPRLFDPFFTTKPPGKGTGLGLSISYQIVVERHQGKLFYHSAVTQGTEFVIELPIIQHQ; this is encoded by the coding sequence CTGTTTGGTTACGACAACAGCACCGAACTCCTAGGGAAGACATGGCACGAACTTTATTCCTCCGATGAAATCCAGCGCCTGGAACAAGACTGTTTGCCTATTTTATTACAAACAGGACGGTGGCACGGAGAAGCGATCGCCAAAAGAGGGGATGGGAGTACGTTTGCCGAAGAGGTATCCCTCACCTTGACGGAGGACGGGGGAATTATTTGTGTTTGCCGTGATATCACTGAGCGCCAGCAGTTTGAAGCCCAATTGCGTTGGGATCAAGCGTTCTTGCGTTCCATGACTAGCGCCTCTCCCTTGGCGTTCTTTGTCGTAGACAACCGCACCGATGCCATACTCTACTTCAACCATCGCTTCTGTGAAATTTGGGGGATTGAACATCTAGAGGAGTCTATGGAACGGGGTGAACTCAAAAACAACGATATTATTCCCGCCTGTATTCCCTTGCTTGCCGATGTTGCTGCTTTTGCCGAATCCTGCAAACCCCTGCAATCGGAGGAAAATCGAGCCGTAGTCGAAGATGAAATTCCTTTTGTTGGGGGACGCACGATTCGTCGTTTTTCGGCTCAAATTCGTGATGAGGGAGATCGCTATTTTGGTCGATTGTACATGTTTGAAGAGATCACCGAGCGCCAGCAAGCTGAACAAGCCCTGCGCGATTTTACGCAGAGAGAACAAGAGAAAGCAATGCAGTTAGAACGAGCATTGCAAGAACTGCAACAAACTCAAGCCCAATTGGTGCAGAAAGAAAAAATGGCTAGTTTAGGACAATTAGTGGCAGGAGTGGCTCATGAAATCAACAATCCCACCAGTTTTATCTATGGCAATATCCATCCAGCGAGGGAGTATGCTCAAGATTTGTTAAATCTAATTGACTTGTATCAATGCCATTATCCCCATCCAATCGCAGAAATTGCCGAACAACTCGAACAGATTGAACCCGAATTTATTGCCGAAGATTTTCCCAAACTTTTAGATTCGATGAAAGAAGGGGCGGAACGAATCACTCAAATTGTTATGTCCTTGAGGAACTTTTCCCGCCTGGATGAAACAGAACTTAAGTCGGTCAATATTCATGAAGGCATGGATAGTACTCTGCTAATCTTGCAACACCGATTGAAGCAACAGCCTCATCGTCCCGAAATTCAGGTCATTAGAGAGTATGAACAACTCCCCTTGATAGAGTGTTACCCAGGTCAGCTTAATCAAGTTTTTATGAATATCCTGAGTAATGCGATCGATGCATTGGAAGAGGCTTGTGAATTATCCAGCATCAGTGATGAAACGGAAGACTCTCACCATCCATCCCCAACAATTTGGATTCGCACGGCACGGGTCGAAGAAAATCGAGTAATGATCCGCATCACTGACAATGGGGTAAGTATACCCGTAGATATTCAACCTCGGTTATTTGACCCCTTCTTTACCACCAAACCCCCTGGCAAGGGGACAGGGTTGGGATTATCGATCAGCTATCAGATTGTTGTTGAGCGACATCAAGGAAAGTTATTCTATCATTCAGCCGTGACCCAAGGGACAGAGTTTGTGATTGAGCTACCCATTATTCAACACCAATAA